One Thermicanus aegyptius DSM 12793 DNA segment encodes these proteins:
- a CDS encoding energy-coupling factor transporter ATPase, with protein MGETGPVIQVESLFYTYMKGTPFEHQGLQGVSMRVDEGECVAIIGHTGSGKSTLIQHLNALLPVQSGKVIVDGQDLSDPKLDVRALRRKVGLVFQNPEDQIFEPLIGDEIACGPFKMGIPLEEVRERARWAMEMVGLSYDEMVDRPTYALSGGQKRKVALAGILAIRPKILILDEPTSGLDPQSRKEILQRIRHLNREEGMTLLFVSHNLEEVALLADRVYVLSEGRVALEGTPREIFSRPADLEKTRIGMPTTVEIMHRLAERGFPVRRDALTVEEAAREIIRVVPPRR; from the coding sequence GTGGGGGAAACAGGCCCCGTCATCCAAGTTGAAAGTCTGTTCTATACCTACATGAAAGGAACTCCTTTTGAGCATCAGGGGCTACAGGGTGTTTCCATGAGGGTGGATGAGGGGGAATGTGTGGCCATCATCGGCCATACCGGTTCAGGGAAGTCCACCTTAATCCAGCATCTGAATGCGCTTCTTCCCGTCCAATCCGGAAAAGTGATCGTGGATGGACAGGACCTGTCCGATCCGAAGTTGGATGTCCGTGCCTTGCGCCGCAAGGTGGGGTTGGTCTTCCAGAATCCGGAAGACCAGATCTTTGAACCCCTCATCGGCGATGAGATTGCCTGCGGCCCTTTTAAGATGGGGATTCCCCTCGAGGAAGTGAGGGAAAGGGCCCGGTGGGCGATGGAGATGGTGGGCCTCTCCTATGATGAGATGGTGGATCGCCCCACCTACGCCCTGAGCGGGGGACAGAAGAGAAAGGTTGCCCTCGCAGGCATTTTGGCCATTCGACCGAAAATCCTCATTTTGGACGAGCCCACCTCGGGCCTGGATCCCCAATCCCGCAAGGAAATCTTGCAGCGAATTCGCCATTTAAACCGGGAGGAGGGGATGACACTCCTTTTTGTCTCCCATAACCTGGAGGAAGTGGCCCTTCTGGCTGATCGGGTATACGTCCTGTCCGAGGGGAGAGTGGCGCTGGAAGGGACGCCTCGGGAAATCTTTAGCCGCCCGGCCGACCTCGAAAAAACCCGGATCGGAATGCCGACCACCGTGGAGATTATGCACCGCCTCGCGGAACGGGGATTTCCCGTCCGCAGAGACGCCTTAACGGTGGAAGAGGCGGCCCGGGAAATCATCCGGGTGGTTCCTCCGAGACGGTGA